In Devosia sp. 1566, a single genomic region encodes these proteins:
- a CDS encoding AAA family ATPase codes for MSDLPFSSSDNFSFDAGTWRSPGTSHSQKRFIDLVRASAFDGMEVPVRRWHVRELIPAGTVTIVNGDGGTGKSLLITQLALATTSNTPWISREVAQGPCIYLSAEDDLDELHRRIVAIAESAGVPLTRLDDLHIVPLAGEDALLAAPKPGSNVLTTTLLFESIEEAIKEEQPALVVLDTLADLFGGEENQRSQARQFVGLLRGWAIKHHTTIVLLAHPSLSGMANGSGSSGNTAWNNSVRSRLYLERVITKDDNKVFEPDPDARVLRTVKANYGRVGGEIALRWVDGVLEAKAQPAISSLAQMSAENRADQIFLSLLARFEAEGRRVSPTPAAPTYAPSYFAKHAGAEGITKRGLEAAMNRLFTAGKIRVAKSPGPPSKQTDIVVFSRGDGQHD; via the coding sequence CCCAAAAGCGGTTCATCGATCTGGTGCGCGCCAGCGCCTTCGATGGCATGGAGGTGCCGGTCCGGCGCTGGCACGTGCGGGAGCTGATCCCTGCCGGCACGGTCACCATCGTCAATGGCGATGGGGGCACCGGCAAATCGCTGCTGATCACCCAGCTGGCTCTTGCCACCACCAGTAACACGCCCTGGATCAGTCGGGAGGTGGCGCAGGGTCCCTGCATTTATCTCAGTGCTGAAGACGATCTGGACGAACTGCACCGCCGCATTGTTGCTATTGCCGAAAGTGCAGGGGTGCCCTTAACGCGTCTGGACGATCTCCACATTGTTCCCTTGGCTGGTGAGGATGCTCTGCTGGCCGCGCCCAAGCCGGGCAGCAATGTGCTGACCACCACGCTGCTGTTTGAATCCATTGAGGAGGCCATCAAGGAGGAGCAGCCCGCCCTGGTTGTCCTGGACACCCTGGCAGATCTGTTTGGTGGTGAGGAGAACCAGCGGTCGCAGGCGCGCCAGTTCGTTGGTCTTCTTCGCGGCTGGGCCATAAAGCACCACACCACGATCGTCCTGCTGGCCCATCCGTCCTTGAGCGGCATGGCCAATGGGAGCGGCTCCAGCGGCAACACCGCCTGGAACAACAGCGTGCGCAGCCGCCTCTATCTGGAGCGGGTGATAACCAAAGACGACAACAAAGTGTTTGAACCCGATCCAGACGCCCGGGTGCTTAGGACTGTGAAGGCGAACTATGGGAGAGTTGGCGGTGAGATCGCGCTCAGATGGGTGGATGGTGTACTCGAAGCCAAAGCCCAGCCGGCAATCAGTTCGCTTGCGCAGATGTCGGCGGAGAACAGGGCCGATCAGATATTCCTCAGCCTATTGGCTCGGTTCGAAGCAGAGGGAAGGCGAGTCAGCCCAACGCCTGCCGCACCCACCTATGCGCCATCGTACTTTGCCAAACATGCCGGAGCAGAAGGGATCACTAAAAGGGGGCTAGAAGCGGCGATGAACCGCCTATTTACGGCAGGTAAGATCCGGGTTGCGAAGTCTCCGGGGCCTCCATCCAAGCAGACCGACATCGTGGTGTTTAGCAGAGGGGATGGGCAGCATGATTGA
- a CDS encoding excalibur calcium-binding domain-containing protein, whose protein sequence is MNIIQAVLASTLLLLSFTGSSMAQADRDCSDFRSQREAQEFYERNGPGDPHRLDRDKDGIACERN, encoded by the coding sequence ATGAACATCATTCAAGCTGTGCTTGCGAGCACGCTTCTGCTGCTTAGCTTTACCGGATCATCAATGGCGCAAGCCGACCGCGACTGCTCTGACTTCCGTTCCCAGCGAGAAGCACAGGAGTTCTACGAGCGGAACGGCCCTGGCGACCCTCACAGGTTGGACCGCGACAAAGACGGTATCGCCTGCGAACGCAATTGA